A part of Caretta caretta isolate rCarCar2 chromosome 1, rCarCar1.hap1, whole genome shotgun sequence genomic DNA contains:
- the STYXL2 gene encoding serine/threonine/tyrosine-interacting-like protein 2, with product MASSKDSDSEQVVPDEEDRPDVKAVQARYLRSPSPSQYSVISDTDTESIFMEPIHLSSAVAAKQIINEELKTKEVKVDSVCPGMLESAEQLLVEDLYNRVKEKIDDTSLFNTPCVMDLQRALMKDRLESPWDPVDEVWPNVFIAEKSVAVNKGRLKRLGISHILNAAHGTGVYTGPDFYNGLNIQYLGIEVDDFPEMDISKHFHQAAEFLDEALLTYRGKILVSSEMGISRSAVLVAAYLMIFHHMTILEALLTIRKKRAIYPNDGFLKQLRELNEKLLEEREQEDAGDDDDTTSQNSVIEAGTHSLLSGVEVSGSVMGAKVHSITVEEEDTNSILGSVMSSSSMGKVSLVSKKPTLISEEEEEQLYEEWRQKQGLPTREPPNQDVESTPPKLPDQGEEESEENVEQMIQEWQSRNAKYEKEGYWLSREEDGVSNMGERPYPSSELGDLESVSSLDIRILKQQLEASSINRLRRGRTDSVSTESTWDMWNQRLLEIEKEAAQRYRSRNKSGDDSPEPEPEPGRKGRDVDVESVISDTSSFHNFCKKNKDKLTPLERWKIKRIQFGFHKKDLESSVSPKMEDGSQPVEEAAEEEKDLSDVNLTAYQAWKIKHQKRVGNENKDDIVELAKCEDSASAKRKQRRMELLEHSKKTLEESQSLCSWETESAMSGSIPLSSLWSSAPSISGAEDSASSLSIQSNRSSLPQNRSSAGAMQPQMPAIPLPNIPVGQGDAISMASIQNWIASVVSETIAQKQNEIRMLSHPPSTLASSIKSGDFGRCLDDDKASLLSAQSGLSVASSLLRQRDMNGADTQSILSSNASMSMRTGESNSSMRGTQTSKPLYSLFADDIDLKKLSRKEKEMQMEMREKMSDYQIEKLVRDNKRSTLFKKKKAQGEDEEEKVEDNTENTIGGIRYPFQTDLDRTDTASAFSGQFANTGARNSEVDTNVNKWLSGLKAEGKTSYHDHAEKAREKYNRSSTLREVDSEACKYSFSRSQSEEVDSSSSYQCKGDSLRTTSRFSSTSAKEDKEMYKFTRTKVRETSSREESPEPSYDSESPGPSTQSRVRSRHLEKSEEESSSNMSEFGAKRKFIQSFSKSEEDGNREEKVEEREERFASRQFSQYRRSTHKEEEMDDDAIIAAWRSRQEETKAKLRRRREE from the exons ATGGCAAGCAGCAAGGACTCGGACAGCGAGCAAGTGGTACCAGACGAAGAGGATAGGCCAGACGTGAAGGCAGTGCAGGCCCGCTACCtccgcagcccctcccccagcca GTATTCAGTGATAtcagacacagacacagaaagCATCTTCATGGAGCCTATCCACCTGTCGTCTGCAGTAGCTGCTAAACAGATAATCAATGAAG AGCTGAAGACAAAGGAGGTCAAAGTGGATTCAGTTTGTCCAGGGATGTTGGAGTCCGCAGAGCAGCTGCTGGTGGAGGACCTGTACAACCGAGTTAAAGAAAAGATTGATGACACCAGCTTGTTCAACACACCGTGTGTGATGGACTTGCAGAGGGCACTCATGAAGGACAGGCTGGAGTCCCCCTGGGATCCTGTGGATGAAGTCTGGCCCAACGTCTTTATAGCAGAAAA GAGTGTTGCAGTGAACAAAGGCCGTCTGAAGAGGCTTGGGATCTCTCATATCCTGAATGCAGCTCATGGAACCGGCGTgtacacagggccagatttctaCAATGGTTTGAATATCCAATACTTGGGCATTGAGGTGGATGATTTCCCAGAGATGGACATTTCCAAACACTTTCACCAGGCTGCTGAGTTCCTTGATGAAGCACTGCTGACATACAGAG GTAAAATCCTGGTAAGCAGTGAAATGGGAATCAGTCGCTCGGCTGTGCTGGTGGCTGCTTACCTGATGATCTTCCACCACATGACCATCTTAGAGGCCCTGCTGACTATAAGGAAGAAGCGTGCCATTTATCCCAATGACGGCTTCCTGAAACAGCTCAGGGAGCTCAATGAGAAGCTGCTGGAGGAACGAGAGCAGGAAGACGCTGGGGATGACGATGACACAACCAGCCAGAATTCTGTCATCGAAGCAGGGACCCATTCCCTGCTGTCTGGAGTGGAGGTCTCTGGGAGTGTCATGGGAGCCAAAGTGCACTCCATCACAGTAGAGGAAGAGGATACCAACAGCATTCTGGGAAGTGTCATGAGTTCTTCATCCATGGGAAAAGTTAGCTTGGTTTCCAAAAAGCCCACTCTGatcagtgaggaggaggaggaacagctgTATGAGGAATGGAGGCAGAAGCAAGGCCTGCCAACAAGGGAACCACCAAATCAGGATGTGGAAAGCACGCCTCCAAAACTTCCAGATCAGGGAGAAGAAGAATCTGAAGAGAATGTGGAACAGATGATTCAAGAGTGGCAGAGTCGAAATGCAAAATATGAAAAGGAAGGTTATTGGCTATCCAGGGAGGAGGATGGAGTCTCCAACATGGGAGAAAGGCCGTATCCTTCAAGTGAACTGGGTGACTTGGAGAGTGTGAGTAGCCTTGACATCCGAATCCTGAAGCAACAACTGGAAGCCAGCAGCATCAACAGGCTGAGGAGGGGCCGCACAGACTCTGTGTCTACGGAAAGCACCTGGGATATGTGGAACCAGAGGCTGCTGGAGATTGAGAAGGAAGCTGCTCAGAGATACCGTTCCAGGAATAAAAGTGGTGATGATAgtccagaaccagaaccagaaccaggaagaaagggaagagatgTGGATGTGGAGAGTGTTATCTCGGACACCAGCTCCTTTCATAACTTCTGCAAAAAGAACAAAGACAAGCTGACCCCTCTTGAAAGGTGGAAGATCAAGAGAATCCAGTTTGGCTTTCACAAGAAGGATTTAGAATCCTCTGTGTCCCCCAAGATGGAAGATGGCAGCCAGCCAGTAGAGGAGGCAGCAGAAGAAGAGAAGGATCTATCCGATGTCAACCTGACAGCTTACCAGGCCTGGAAAATAAAACACCAGAAGAGGGTGGGCAATGAGAACAAGGATGATATTGTGGAGCTTGCCAAGTGCGAAGATTCTGCTTCAGCCAAAAGGAAGCAGAGGAGAATGGAGTTacttgaacattcaaaaaagaccCTGGAAGAAAGCCAGTCCCTGTGCAGCTGGGAGACAGAGAGCGCAATGAGTGGGAGCATCCCGCTGTCATCTCTTTGGTCCTCAGCACCTTCCATAAGCGGTGCTGAGGATTCAGCTTCTTCACTGAGCATACAGAGCAACCGGTCATCTTTACCTCAGAACAGAAGCAGTGCTGGGGCTATGCAACCCCAAATGCCAGCTATACCTCTGCCCAACATCCCAGTTGGCCAGGGTGATGCAATATCCATGGCCAGCATTCAGAACTGGATTGCCAGTGTGGTTAGTGAAACCATTGCTCAGAAACAAAATGAGATAAGGATGTTGTCCCACCCGCCCTCCACATTGGCCTCCAGCATTAAGTCAGGTGACTTTGGCAGATGCCTCGACGATGACAAGGCCTCCCTTCTCAGTGCACAGAGTGGCTTGTCTGTAGCTAGCTCTCTGCTCCGCCAGAGGGACATGAACGGTGCTGACACCCAGTCCATTCTGTCTTCCAATGCCTCAATGAGCATGAGGACAGGAGAGTCTAACTCAAGCATGAGGGGGACTCAAACAAGCAAGCCACTGTACAGCCTCTTTGCAGATGACATTGACCTGAAAAAACTCAGCCGGAAGGAGAAGGAGATGCAAATGGAGATGAGAGAAAAAATGTCAGATTATCAAATTGAGAAGCTTGTCAGAGACAACAAGCGCAGCACTTTATTTAAGAAGAAGAAGGCCCAGGGAGAAGATGAAGAAGAGAAAGTTGAAGACAACACAGAGAACACAATAGGTGGCATTCGGTACCCCTTCCAAACAGATCTTGACAGAACTGATACAGCTTCTGCTTTCTCCGGTCAGTTTGCAAATACTGGTGCCAGGAATTCAGAGGTGGACACCAATGTTAATAAGTGGCTGAGTGGCCTGAAAGCAGAAGGAAAGACATCATATCATGACCATGCTGAAAAGGCTAGAGAGAAATACAATAGATCATCCACTCTCAGAGAGGTGGACTCTGAAGCATGCAAGTATAGCTTCTCCAGATCCCAAAGTGAAGAGGTGGATAGTTCTTCTTCCTATCAGTGTAAAGGTGATTCACTGAGAACCACATCAAGATTTTCCTCTACCTCTGCAAAAGAGGACAAGGAAATGTACAAGTTCACACGAACAAAGGTCAGAGAGACAAGTTCTAGGGAAGAAAGCCCAGAGCCATCCTATGATTCTGAATCCCCAGGACCATCAACGCAGAGTCGAGTCAGATCCCGTCACTTGGAAAAATCTGAAGAGGAGTCTAGTTCCAACATGTCAGAATTTGGAGCAAAGAGAAAGTTCATTCAGAGTTTTTCAAAGTCTGAAGAGGACGGAAACAGAGAAGAGAAggtggaagaaagggaagagaggtTTGCATCAAGGCAATTCTCACAGTACAGACGAAGCACCCACAAGGAAGAAGAAATGGATGATGATGCCATTATTGCTGCCTGGAGAAGCCGGCAAGAAGAAACTAAGGCAAAGCTCCGGCGAAGAAGAGAGGAATGA